Genomic DNA from Callospermophilus lateralis isolate mCalLat2 chromosome 11, mCalLat2.hap1, whole genome shotgun sequence:
CCCCAAACCTGGTGTCCCACATAGTACATCGGAAGGGGGAGTCGTGATGCGACACCTTCTTCCAAAAGCCAATACAACGATTTTCGCTGTCCCGGTCCTACGATTACCTAGAGCCTCTATTATTTCCCATCCTGGACATCCCTAATCTCCCCAGTTCCAACACCCACATCCTCAATTCTTACTATTAGAGGCCCCCCAAATCCCCACGTTAGGATCACCTGGTGTTTCTGAGGTCCCGCCTTAGAGACGGAGACCCCGCCCCAGGTTCCCCATCTGGAGAgccagggaggaaggaaggatacAGACCCAGGCGTTCACCCCACCTCCACCCCCGCCCCCGACATCCCGGAGGGATAAAGGAGCCGAGGCCGAGAGAGACCCCGCCCCCCCTTGAGAAGAGAAGCCGCAGCCCCTGCGGGACGGGGGTAAGAAGGAGACACTGAGGGAGCCGGAATCCTGGGACCCCAAAGAGGGTTGGAGCTTATTGATAGTAGGGAGACTGAGTCCCAGAAATTGCACTTTACTAGGATGGGGACTGTATAGGAGTAGCAGAAACCTGCGGTTCGTAGAAGGGAGTTTCGACTGGGATTTGGAGGGGTATGGAGTGCAGCTTTTCTGGAGTCCCCAGGCCGGGTCAAGCACTTAAGATCTAGGCGCGCCAAGAAGCAAAGAGAGGTAGGTTGTGGAGGGACACAAGGAATCCAACCAAAGGCTCTGTGCGCGATATTTCGCACGCTCTCCATCGACGCAGCGGTTGGGAAACTTCAACTCGTTCCAAGCGCTCTGGGATCTAGCTCTCTGGAAGTCAGCGACGATGTGGTTGAGGACAGAATTAACGAGACGAATTAAGTGAGGCTGCGTGTGCTGGGGCCCGGAGATGGTGAACCTGGCTTTAGCAGCACCttgggagaaaagacaagcagagAAGGGAAGGTGTCTTAAGACTGCCGAATCCCTGAGCCCTTTCCACCGCATCCACAGGCCTGCGTCGCTATGGGTTCCACCACTGCCCCAGACGGAGCGCTTGGCTACGTCCGTGAATTCACCCGCCACTCCTCCGACGTGCTGGGCAATTTGAACGAGCTGCGCCTGCGCGGGATCCTCACTGACGTCACGCTGCTGGTTGGCGGGCAACCCCTTCGAGCACACAAGGCGGTTCTTATCGCCTGCAGGTTCGAGGGTTGGGGCTAGTGGGGACCAAGTGGGGAAAGGGGTGGAGCCATAGGCCATAGAGTGGAAATTCAAACCCAAACCTTGCTGGAAAAAGAGGGGAGAGTCCCAGAATTGAACACGGTTTAATAGTGGGGAAGCGGGATTTCTAAAGGAATGGGTTTTCTAAAGCAGCGCGTGTGTCCCTTGGTCTAGCTTGACCTATCTGTCCTCTCTCCAGTGGCTTCTTCTATTCAATTTTCCGGGGCCGAGCAGGAGTAGGGGTGGACGTGCTCTCCCTGCCCGGGGGCCCCGAAGCTAGAGGCTTCGCTCCTCTTCTGGACTTCATGTACACTTCGCGCCTGCGCCTCTCTCCCACCACTGCACCCGCTGTCCTTGCGGCTGCCACCTACTTGCAGATGGAACATGTAGTTCAGGCATGCCACCGCTTCATCCAGGCTAGGTGAGGGAATCATGGCTCTGTGTTCTTCCTGGGTGAGGTGGCGTCCCAGGTATCATTGGCAGAGGCAAAATTAGGAAATAGAACTAATGTCCATCACGTTTTTTCCAGTTGTGAACCTCTAGGCATCTCCCTGAGACCCCTGGAGGCAGAACCCCCCACACTCACAACAGCccctccaccaggcagtcccaggTGCTCTGAAGGGCACCCAGACCCACCTACTGAGTCTCGAAGCTGCAATCAAGGCCCCCCAAGTCCAGtcagcccagaccccaaggcctgcAACTGGAAAAAGTACAAGTTCATCGTGCTAAACTCTCAGGCCTCCCAAGCAGGGAGCCTGATTGGGGAGAGTAGTTCTGGTCAACCTTGCCCCCAAGCCAGACTCCCCAGTGGAGATGAGGCCTCCAACAACAGCAGCAGTGAAGATGGACCCATCCCTGGTTCCCAGAACAGGTACACGGTCTAGAATTCCAAGAGTTTTTTAGAGGCTAGCCTGTGTTATCAGTAGGCAGGGAGATGGGGGGGAGGGTCCCTTTCAAAGATACCAGCCCACCTTTGGGAGTTGACCAGAGACCAGGGTAATTCAGTGGGGAGGGACATTGACAGGGCCAAGAATGTGGCTCATTGATTAATATTAGCTCACCTCCAGAGGATAGGCCTTTGACTCCAAGTTCTCTTGGAGAGAATGTCTCTTCATATAATCTCTTCTAACCTCTTCTATGGGCCTTATTATCTGCTCAGGCTTTCTCCAACTACTGCCGCTAGGCAGTTCAAATGTGGAACTCCAGTCAGGGCCCCCTATCTCTTCACATCCCGGGTTCAAGAGACTACTGGATCACCCTCTGAGCGGCCCTGTCCACCACCAGGTAAGAGTTcctcttttccaatttttctcctaTGACTATACCAGGCCAGTCTGGGTTAAAAGGACTCAGGAGACACTTATTCTGGTGGTTCCTAAACTTTatttgcaaattaaaattacgTGGGAAGGTTTTAAAACTCCCAGGTCACACCCAGAGATCAGAAAGTTTAGAAGTGGGGAtcagtaccttttttttttttttttttacatcatcATAGAACTTTTTTTAGGGGGGGGGGCGGAATCAGTAATTTTTAAAGCTTCCCAGGTGCTTCCAATGAGTAGCAAAGTTTGGGAATTTTGGGCCTATCCCTATTTAGGGTTAAGTGGTCTGTCCAGACTTTGACAGGGCCTTGCTGGTGGACTGTCATCCAGACTGGTGCAATATAGAAGAAACCAAAACCTCTGCCCACTAGCAGGGGCTTCCACCTACTGTCACCACTATTGAAGAAATTAGCAGAGTGCTCTGGAATCAAATGTAGAGTGAGATTTTATATGGCCTTTGGCAAGTCAAATGTGTCCCAGAATCCTTCACAGTGAATTGAAAGAAAGAACACCTTACCTACTTACTATTGTTCGGTTTGAGGATTCACTCCTACCCAAGAAGCCCTCAATTAGTAACTATGGTTGTCATTACTCACTACCCTCACTCCCCTTTCCCAGGAAGTGAGTTTTTCGGCTGCCAgaactgtgaggctgtggctgggTGCTCTTCGGGGCTGGACTCCTTGGCTCCCAGGGACGAGGACAAACCCTATAAGTGTCAGCTCTGCCGGTCTGCCTTCCGCTACAAAGGCAACTTGGCCAGTCACCGTACTGTGCACACAGGTAGGAGGGGAAAGGGCTTTGGCCTTCGTGCCCACCACTGTTTTTAAGGCAATGTCCCTGacttctcttcctccctgtttATAGGGGAAAAGCCCTACCATTGCTCCATCTGTGGAGCCCGTTTTAACCGACCAGCTAACCTGAAAACGCACAGCCGCATCCATTCGGGAGAGAAACCCTACAAGTGTGAGACTTGCGGTTCGCGCTTTGTACAGGTACGAAGCCAACCCCAGCAGAGAGGGTTCAAAGGTTAGAGGGCGGGGTGGAGAGAATTCTGCCCCTCCCGAAGGTGATCTGAAGTCTCCTCCCCTCCCAGGTGGCGCACCTGCGCGCCCACGTGCTGATCCACACCGGAGAGAAGCCCTATCCTTGTCCCACCTGCGGAACTCGCTTCCGCCACCTACAGACCCTCAAGAGTCACGTTCGCATCCACACGGGAGAGAAGCCTTACCATGTGGGTATCCAGCATGGCCAACCCTTAGAATTACCTTCAGTTCACCTAGGGGCGGAGCTCTGAGAGGAGGGACCTTGCTACCCCTAGATCTCTTGGAAACTAAGAGTCCTAGTGAATAAGAGGCGGAGGCCGAAGTAGGGATTGCGCTTCTTCATTTTCCAGAGAGGGATTAACGGGTGGGAAAACCTTTACTAAAATAAACCAGGGTCTATCTCCCGGGATCCCCTGAGGATTTGGGAAGATGTGAAGGCCAAAGCGCTAATTTTCTATAGAGAGCTGAACCGTTTCCCTTTGCCCAACACCTAAAAGATGGTTTTGGAATGGGTGAGACCTGACTCAGTTGTCCTCCCACAGTGCGACCCCTGCGGCCTGCATTTCCGGCACAAGAGTCAGCTGCGGTTGCATCTGCGCCAGAAACACGGAGCTGCTACGAACACCAAAGTACACTACCACATCCTGGGGGGGCCTTAGCTGAGTGCTCCAGACCCCACTCGCTCCCCAGGGCCCAGGAAGTCCCCAAGCTTGGACCTGGCTTCCCTGTTCGTCTTGGCATGGGGGTGTGCAAGACCACTCTGGTATTAGAAACTGCTGCCACCTTAATTTCTTGCTGGGGAGAGCAGGAGTGGCAGATCCAGGCTAGATCTGCCTCTGTTTTGCTGGTCAAAACCTCTTCCCCACAATCCAGATTGTCTAACTAGAGGCTGGGGTCAGGGAGACATTGGAGGCCTGGTTTCCTTAAGGGAAGAGCCCCCACCTGCAGTCCCCATCTCATTTGGTTTATCTGTAAATATAATTTATTGCAGCCTTTGGGTAGCATCAGGGTCTTCATTCTGTTGCATTTCCCACTTCCCTATTCCACAAGTGTGATCAAAAAGTGACCAGAAACATAGAATGTGAGGTCACAGCTCTGCTGGCAGAGATTATTAGCACTTGGCTCTCTCCTCTGGCTTGAGTGTTTTTATATTGTTATTGTCATAGCTTTTATCTTTACAATTGTTCTTTTTCCTGTTTGTTTGATGTTGATTTGTTTAAAATGGAGAAAGGGGGTCTCTATTCCCTGCTCCTCCAATTCTAGGTCTGGAACCTTTATTCATTCTAGGGCAAGCCCTAGGAACATGTGGGATTATGGAATTGGGTCTGGAACCCTCTCTGGTATTCTGGACTTTGAGGTGCTCTAGCAGGCTAGAACTAGATatagtcttttctttcttttcatgggTGATAGGAACCTTTATGATGAGCCTGAAATGGAGGTAACAAATGCTTCCTGAAAGTTGCAGGGTGGGAGATTGGATCCTAAATCACTGTAAGTAGAGGCCAGTAGTCTTTACTTCAAGATGGTCCAGAACCTACACTGTCTCACCAATCCAGTCACCTGGGTTTGGTTGCCCTGCATTCATCTGTCACAATAGAGCCCACCCAAGGCTTTGAATTGAATTCATAATTCTCCCACTACGGCCAGTTCTTAGCACTGAGTTGATCCCTCCTCTGTGGGAGAAAGATCTGAAATTTCTTGTCAGAGATCATATGACCTTTTCTGATTCTACCAGTCTCTAAGAATATTGTGACCTAGGAGAGAAATATGCAACTTTACCTTGACTATAGAGTTGTGACCCACCCATTACTGTAGAGGTATCTAGGTTTGAATGTTCCTTGGGGTTCTCTATACTGAGATAAGCCCCTTCTTTCTCTAATGGGTTTTGGACATCTTCTGGCAAGTGTCCAGATtccagaaacgtctttgtctcttTAAGTCACAGGTGTTTGGTAACTTTCTTACCTTAGAAAAGCTGGATCTGTGATCTTGTCTTCCCATCACTGCATTCCTGTCTGGAACCAGTGAGTGCACTAGAACCTTCCACAGGAAGAGGAAAGAGGCTGAGTTCCATTCTGGGTTTATTGTAGTTTGGAATTATGATTGGGATTATTGTTGGGATTGGAGATTTGAGAGTAAGACTGGTTGACTGATGAGTTCAAGCCCCTTCTAGTTGACCAAGTTGCCAGGTAGGATTAAGAGGTTGATTAGTGCTGAAGTTTCCAGTGTTGACCAAGTAAGGGAAAAGTTAGGGATGGGGTAGCCTCTTAGCAACTGTCTGGAATGTTGAATAATACTCTGAATTCCTGATTTATAGTCTTGGCCCTTGTAACCCTGGGACCTATTTGATTATAGGACATGGAAGGAGGGTAAAAAGCACTTCtgaatttggggggggggtggaacTTCCTCAAGATAGGTCAATACTAGTTGCTGTCACTTGGGGACTAGTGAGAAAGCTATTCTCCCTATTTCTATCTTAAACCCCATCACCCCATTGCAGAATTGAAGAAGAGGGAAAGCAAGAGGAGACATGTAGAAAGAAACCATAATCTCTGTTTTAGCAGATGGGATGAGCAGGTTGAAAGTGCCTGGGGGTGGAGATGTTAGATTTTTCAAGATCTGATCCTTGGAATAAAGAAGCCTCTGAGTCTATCTGTTGTGTTCTGGGTTCTTGCCTCAGGGGACCTGGGGACTTGGAAAgagatttctttcctcttaaataaCATTTGGATTCTGTGCTCATTTCACTGTTTCATCCCACCACACATCTTAAATGGTCCTTGTTCTGCCCTTGCCTTCCGGCTCATTGTGTAGGAACCAGTGACTTCATGAAGTTTCTCCGGAGCCACCTGCATCCTGCTGGTCTGAAGTCACTTCCTGCCTGAGGTGCAGAGGCAGCAGGGAGAAACTAGGAAGTCATTAGTAACGCCAAGAGGTTGAGGGATGCATTTGTGCTGGGGATATTAATGCTTGGGACACCCCACCACCACTAAGGAAAATGGTTGGGACTTGGATCCCAAGGACAACAGGAGGTGGCAGTGAGAAGGCTGTGTAGTTAAGAGCCAGCATGCCAACTCCACCTTTGTCTCCCAGCAGTGGTATCTTGGAAGTCTATCCAGTGTCCCGTGCATGTGCCTCTCCTACTTTTTCCCCTGTTCTATGTGTGTCCTGGGTACATAGCTCTGGTCTGGCCCTCAGGCAGAATGGTCACAAATTCTGATATTATCCCTGCCTTCTGTCTTAAAAGTCCTTATCTGTGATAAAAGTCAGATAACATGGCCCCTGAATTGCCTCCAACATTTACAGGATGTGGTTGTGTTTCTTAATCTTTTAATACCCAgacctgaaaagaaaaaaaaaacctaaatcctTCCTTCACTTCCCTCTGCAGCTTCACTTCCCTCTATGCCCTGTTGAAAACAAAACCAGCTAATATTACTTTCACCTGCTACATAGTATGCCCTAAACTAAGCATTTTAGTGCTTGGATTTTCTAATTTAACCCCCCTGACAACCATTAAAAAATAGCCTAAATTACAGATGGGAAAACCAATATCTTGACCAAGTTAATAAATGATAAAGTCAAGATTGGAACCAATTTGATTCTAAAGACTTGAGTTCTTAACCACTTATATATGACCACACCAACTAGCATATTCCCCACCAATATTTTGAatacatattcatacacacacagaggTAAGAATTCTGGTATGATTATTTTCCATATGTGAAATCAAAAGCTACACAGTCTCCCCACCTCATTCCCCTCTTCTTCTTTGCCTGTTTGCTTCTTTTCCCCACTAGTCtaggtgggtttttttttgttgttgttgtttgtttgtttgtactggGGGTTTAATTCAGGTGtgctgcttagggctaaattgctgaagctggcttggatctcctaatcctcctgcttcagcctccagaatggctgagattacaggcctgtgccaccatatCCTGCTGGGTATGAACTCTTTGATCCCAGGGAACCCAGGTCGGGGGGGTCCTCCAGAGCTTGAGTTACAATGAAGAAACTGAAGTCCAAGACGTTAATGCTGTGGAGTCTGGGGAGGACTAGGGGGTGCTCACAGGGGGCCTGAGTACTGGTGGGGTAAGAAAAGCTGATTGCTCCAGTTGCCGGGGTCATAACTTCTCTTTATCCCAccttgagttcaaaaaatatggttaGGACATGGCTGTTACTAGAGGGCAGAAGAAAAGGTTCCAGCCCCACTGAGGAAGGGGTAGTGGTGTTGGTGGAGCCCTATGTGACTTTACAGCCGCCCTTCCTCTCCTCAGTTATTTTTGGTCTCTGTGACCCAAGGTTTCCTGTTAGTGGGAACAGAAAAGTGTTATCATCACAGAAATGAATGCCAGGAGTCCAACAACCCATTCCCCGTCTCTTTTCCGTTGGCCCTTGAACCTCTCAGAAATCCAGCCATCTCGATTTGGGGAGCTGCGTTAACGGTGGCACGGTGGCACTCTTTCgggttattttgaattttataaccTGTCCTTTGGAACCCCACGTGGGTCGGGCATTCCTCAAAAACAAGTGAGTGCTTGCCTCTCCAGAACCAGTTTGCCCACCACCAGTCCTTACGTGCGGGTTTTGGTGCTGAAATGCGGACGACTCGGCCCACACCATGAGCAGCGGACCGCGGCATCCCCGCGGTAGGTCCCTGTATCACGTGTGGCTGTATCCAGTCAGTCGCTTCAGGACCCTCTTTACGCATGCGCCACACTCACTGCCGGTCCGGAAcaatgctctaagtcccgcccaaGCCTTCTGGCCGCACCCCCTGCTCAGGAGTCCTGCGTCCTCGTTGGCTAGCTAGGGACTGGATGTTGGCCCGCTTGGCCAGGTGTGGACATCCCCAAAGATAATTCATACCCAGGCCGGTGCGCGTCTCCATTTCCACCTCCTGGTCCCTAATCGAACGTTTGGGGGCCCGCCGCTAACGAACTGGCCCTTTCCTGGACCCTCAGCTGCAGGCCATCCTGGCTGCGCCTCCGTACGCTTGTGACCGAGGCTAGCACGGGCCTGGTTcccccccccctcccccgccTCACTAAGACCGTACCCCTTGGGAAAAGGCGCAGGCGCCTCACGCCGCCtgatctgtaccttcctctttaccCGATTTTGCGCCCCACCCCGCGTTTGGTTCCGAGCCTCCCAGCGGGGTGGGCATACACTGGTGGAAGTCTAGAGCCCGGCTCCTGCAGGGGCTGGCTCTTAGTGTCGGCAGCCCTGTTCCTACCCAGATGGCTCGCGGGGCCGAGCCCCccgatgggggctggggatggatGGTGGTGCTCTCAGCCTTCTTCCAGTCGGCGCTGGTGTTCGGGGTGCTTCGCTCCTTCGGAGTCTTCTTCGTGGAGTTTGTGGCGGCGTTTGAGGAGCAGGCAGCGCGCGTCTCCTGGATCGCCTCCATTGGAATCGCGGTGCAGCAGTTTGGGAGTGAGTGCTGCGCCCGGTCCGGTGTCCTGTGACCCTCACCCTCGAAAGAGAAAGGGGATACAGGAACCGaaaggggaaggagaaggggTGTGGAGGATGCTAGGGAAGGACGCCTGAGTCCTCCAGAACCCGTTCCCCTTCTCCAGGCCCCATAGGCAGTGCCCTGAGCACGAAGTTCGGGCCCAGGCCTGTGGTGATGACCGGGGGCATCTTGGCCTCGCTGGGTATGCTGCTCGCTTCATTTGCTACCTCCTTGACCCACCTATACCTGAGTATTGGACTGCTCTCAGGTGAGACCCTGGGCAAGGACAGGAGAGTCATATACTTGGGTCTTTGGCCACTGGATTTTcacctttttcctgctccttccaaaaAGTTTAGGGAGAATGTTGAGGGAACGTTTGAGTAGCACCTGTGCCCTGAAGGGAATTCTTAAGAGAATGACTAAGTTGGTTAACATGGTGGGGAAATTAGGAAAGCAAAGATAACGAATCCAAGAATGTATGTGCAAGCCCAAGGCTAGAGGGACTGGAGAATTTCTGTAAAATTGTGCTGGGTCCTGTGACTGAAATGAATATCATTAGCCTATGTACAAAGAAAGACTTTCAAAGCTTACGCAACTTGGCAAAGTAACATTACATGGCCAGAAATGGTAGAGCAGGGGGTCTAACTCCAAAGTTCTGTGCTAGTTACTTTACAAACATTATCTCTAGTCCTCCCCCAGTCCCATAAAGTGTAGcaaccccattttgcagatgaggaaattgaggctggGAGAGTAAGTAAAACACATGGGGTCACacagctagaaactatcaaagCTAGGACTACATCCAGGTCTGTGGGACTCCAGAACAAAGGCTATATTCTGCTGCTGAGCACTGTTGGGATTACTGGGTTTCCTGAGCTCCACAAAAGTTCTCAACCCCCATTTCTTCCTTTTTGACAGGCTCTGGCTGGGCCTTGACCTTCACTCCGACCCTGGCCTGCCTGTCCCGTTACTTCTCTCGCCGTCGATCCCTGGCCACAGGGCTGGCACTGACAGGAGTGGGCCTCTCCTCTTTTGCATTTGCCCCCCTCTTCCAGTGGTTACTCAACTACTATGCCTGGCGGGGGGCTCTACTGCTCGTATCTGCCCTCTCCCTCCACCTGGTGGCATGTGGTGCTCTCCTCCGCCCACTATCCCTGACTGAGGACACAGTTATGGGTGGCCCTGCAGCCCAACTCACCTCCCTCCTCCATCATGGCCCCTTCCTCCGTTACACTGTTGCCCTCACCCTGATCAACACTGGCTACTTCATACCCTATATCCACCTGGTGGCCCATCTCCAAGACCTGGATTGGGACCCACTACCTGCTGCCTTTCTACTCTCTGTGGCTGCTATTTCTGACCTTGTAGGGCGTGTGGCCTCTGGGTGGCTGGGAGATGCAGTCCCAGGGCCTGTGACACGGCTTCTGATGCTTTGGACCACCCTGACTGGGGTATCACTGACCCTGTTCCCTGTGGCTCAGGCTCCCACAGCCCTGGTGGTTCTGGCTGTGGCCTATGGCTTCACATCAGGAGCCCTGACCCCAGTGGCCTTCTCCGTGCTGCCTGAACTGGTGGGGACTGGAAGGATTTACTGTGGCCTAGGACTGGTGCAGATGGTAGAGAGCATcggggggctactgggggctcctCTGTCAGGTAAGGGGAATGGGGTTGCCAGGTGGGCAAGGGTTGCCATGTTGCACAGTCAGGGGAAGGAACTATTCCCATCATGTGTATGTGAATATTGTCCTCTGGTATGGtacagttcacagtctgcatgacCAATCATAGCAGACTTGATGTGGGTCCATAGGGTAGAGAAATTGGGGCTGGGAAATTCTAACTGGAAAGACAAAGAGGAGTTAAGTGGAAATCTTGGTATGGAGCTAACAGCCTGGGTTTTCAGAGGATATGGCCAGATCTGGATCTATATAACATTCCAGTGTCTTCCATTTTCCTTTGTCTTACTGGGCCCCAGGCCATGTGTCTGAGTACTCTGGTCAAAGTACTCCAGGCTCAAGATTCAGGAACCTTATGACTTTAACATTCCCTCTTAACTATTAACTGAAGATGTGGAACGGCTACAATTGCCAGAAAGAAACCTACAGGTATGCCTGACATAATCTGGCTTATCAAATCTTCATGGGCTGGTTTGGAGATCCTTTCTAAAGGCACACAGGTGGTTAAAATTACCTTTGAGGCCCTTAGGGAAAATAGAATTCTCACATTCATCTGGTCTACCTTGGGAGTTTTGATTCCTCTAATATTATGCACCTTTCCTTCCCGAAAAAAAAGGGGtctaagggctagggatgtggctcaagcggtagcgcacttgcctggcatgtgtgcggcccaggttcaatcctcagcaccacatacaaacaaagatgttgtgtccaccgaaaaactaaaaaataaatattaaaaaggggggggggtctGAGCTGTCAACCCCAGCGAACAGATCAcccatgtgtattttttttctctcttggaTCTAGGCTACCTCCGAGATGTGACAGGCAACTACACAGCTTCTTTTGTGGTGGCTGGGACCTTCCTTCTTGCAGGGAGTGCAGTTCTCATCACTCTGCCCCACTTCTTCTCCTGCTTTTCAACTCCAACTACCAGGCCTCAGGACCTTGTAA
This window encodes:
- the Slc16a13 gene encoding monocarboxylate transporter 13 isoform X2 gives rise to the protein MARGAEPPDGGWGWMVVLSAFFQSALVFGVLRSFGVFFVEFVAAFEEQAARVSWIASIGIAVQQFGSPIGSALSTKFGPRPVVMTGGILASLGMLLASFATSLTHLYLSIGLLSGSGWALTFTPTLACLSRYFSRRRSLATGLALTGVGLSSFAFAPLFQWLLNYYAWRGALLLVSALSLHLVACGALLRPLSLTEDTVMGGPAAQLTSLLHHGPFLRYTVALTLINTGYFIPYIHLVAHLQDLDWDPLPAAFLLSVAAISDLVGRVASGWLGDAVPGPVTRLLMLWTTLTGVSLTLFPVAQAPTALVVLAVAYGFTSGALTPVAFSVLPELVGTGRIYCGLGLVQMVESIGGLLGAPLSGHVSEYSGQSTPGSRFRNLMTLTFPLNY
- the Slc16a13 gene encoding monocarboxylate transporter 13 isoform X1, with translation MARGAEPPDGGWGWMVVLSAFFQSALVFGVLRSFGVFFVEFVAAFEEQAARVSWIASIGIAVQQFGSPIGSALSTKFGPRPVVMTGGILASLGMLLASFATSLTHLYLSIGLLSGSGWALTFTPTLACLSRYFSRRRSLATGLALTGVGLSSFAFAPLFQWLLNYYAWRGALLLVSALSLHLVACGALLRPLSLTEDTVMGGPAAQLTSLLHHGPFLRYTVALTLINTGYFIPYIHLVAHLQDLDWDPLPAAFLLSVAAISDLVGRVASGWLGDAVPGPVTRLLMLWTTLTGVSLTLFPVAQAPTALVVLAVAYGFTSGALTPVAFSVLPELVGTGRIYCGLGLVQMVESIGGLLGAPLSGYLRDVTGNYTASFVVAGTFLLAGSAVLITLPHFFSCFSTPTTRPQDLVIEAVDTKVPLPTKEGLGED
- the Bcl6b gene encoding B-cell CLL/lymphoma 6 member B protein, coding for MGSTTAPDGALGYVREFTRHSSDVLGNLNELRLRGILTDVTLLVGGQPLRAHKAVLIACSGFFYSIFRGRAGVGVDVLSLPGGPEARGFAPLLDFMYTSRLRLSPTTAPAVLAAATYLQMEHVVQACHRFIQASCEPLGISLRPLEAEPPTLTTAPPPGSPRCSEGHPDPPTESRSCNQGPPSPVSPDPKACNWKKYKFIVLNSQASQAGSLIGESSSGQPCPQARLPSGDEASNNSSSEDGPIPGSQNRLSPTTAARQFKCGTPVRAPYLFTSRVQETTGSPSERPCPPPGSEFFGCQNCEAVAGCSSGLDSLAPRDEDKPYKCQLCRSAFRYKGNLASHRTVHTGEKPYHCSICGARFNRPANLKTHSRIHSGEKPYKCETCGSRFVQVAHLRAHVLIHTGEKPYPCPTCGTRFRHLQTLKSHVRIHTGEKPYHCDPCGLHFRHKSQLRLHLRQKHGAATNTKVHYHILGGP